The following is a genomic window from Janibacter sp. DB-40.
CCCCACTTGCCCTCGAGGACCGACCAGGTCGCCTCGGGGTGGGAGATGCGGAAGTCGGCCGCGAGTGCGATCTGCAGGCCACCACCGAGGCAGTGGCCGTCCACGGCGGCGATGACGGGGACCGGGATGCGACGCAGCGCCCACGCCGCTTCCTGGAAGGTGTTGGTCCCACGCCACGGGCGGGGGACGAATCGGGAGAAGATCCCCTTCTGGTCCTGCATCGCCGAGCCGAAGTCGAGCCCGGCGCAGAAGGAGTCGCCCTCCCCCGAGACGATGACCGCGCGCAGGCGACGGTCGGCGCGCAGCCTGTGGGCCGTCGCCGCCAGGTCGTCGAGCATCTCCAGGGTGAGCGCGTTGAGCTTGTCGGGCCGGGCCAGGCGCAGGTGCGCGACACCGTCCTCGATCGTGGTCGTGACGTGGCGAGGCATGCGCCCCAGTTTAGGTGTCCGCGATCGCGGCGAGGAGTTCCGTCAGGATCTGGGCGGTCTCGGCGGCGGTCTCGGACGACCCGGAGACGAGGACACCGTTGCCGTCCACGACGCCCACGCACTGGTGGTTCGCGCTGGTGCTCAGCTTGCCGCAGGTGATGTCCCCGTGCTTGGAGGTGTCCTCCCAGATCCGGTCGTAGAAGCCGTCGACCTGGTCGCGGGGGATGGCGACGACACTCAGCGCCTCGTCATCGCCCTTCCGGTAGATCGCCAGGGTGTCAGTAGCGCTGTCGCTCTTGGTCCACTCGCCGAAGGAGTCCGGGAAGGCCACCGACGGGATCGCTCCGGTGGTGGACGGGGGCGAGGACGTCGGCGAGGCCGCGGTGGAGCTGGTGTCCGGGGAGGTGCTCGTCGTGCTGCTGGCGCTGCTCGAGGACGAGGTGGTGCTCGAGGTGGTCGTGCTCGACGTGGTCGAGGTGGTCGAGGAGGTCGACGTGCTGCTCGTGCTGCTCGTGCTGCTCGGGGCGGACGTGGCCTCCGAGGACGGGCTCGTCACCGACTCCGTCGCACCGCTGTCGTCGTCGTCCCTGGCCACCAAGAAGCCCCCGATGCAGCACAGGAGGACCACGACGAGCACGATGCCGCCGGCGATCCCGACGATGACCCCGGTGGTGAGCCCCTTGCGCGGGGGCGGCTGCGGGTCCGGCCGCTCCTCGTGCCACGACCCACCGGGCGGCTGCCCACCGCCCCATCCGCCGGAGGGCGGGGTCGGGGTGGAACCGGTGGGTGGGTACGCCATGACATGCATGGTCACACAGGACGCGACGCGTCGGTGGCACCTCCCTGTGCCGGTGCCGCGTGTCCACCGGCCGACATGACGACGCAGGCGGGACTCTCCCCTGCTGAGTCCCACCTGCGTCTGCCGTGACCCCCCTGCGAGCCACGGGCCGGTGGTGGCGGGCGATTCCCCTGTCGCCTGCCTCCACACCACAACCTATGGCCCAGGTCATGAGGAGGTCGATGGGGAGAATTACCCATGTCCTCCGGGGGTTCCCCGGAGGGTGCGAGGGGGGGGCGCGGCCCCCTGGGGGCACCGCGGTCGTCAGTTGCTCTCGAGGAGCGCCTTGAGCCGCTGGAGGGTCCCGGCCATGCCCTCCGTGAGCTCACGGTCGAAGTCGGCGACGCCGCCGAGGACCCTCTCCTGCAGGAGGCGCGAGACCTTCGTCGTGCCATTCGGGGCCTCGCGGCGGTGGACCACCCGGGTGCCGGTGTCCGTCGGCTCCATCTCGAAGGACCAGGTGCTCGCGTTGTCCTTGATGCGGAAGGCGTAGTCGCGCATCGGCTCGAAGCGCACGACCTTCGCCCGGGTCGGCCACACGAGCGGGCCCCGGCGGTTGATGTTGACCGTACGGGTGCCGAGCCCGACCGGTGCGGAGCCGACGACGTGGGTGCGCATCACCTGGTCGCTGAGGCCCCCCAGCGCGCGCGGGTCGGTGATCACGGCCCACACGGCCTCCGGCGGTGCGGCGATCTCGGTCTCTGTCTCGAGCAGCGGTGCGTTCATGGTGGTCATGCGTCGACCCTATGCACGGACCCCGCTCCACGGGGGGTGGTCGTGACCGGCCCCACCACCGTGGAGCGGTGGGTCCGTGCACGTCGAGCGATGCCACGAGGACACCGACGCTGGGGGAGGATGTGCGGCGTGCCCCTCCCTTCGCCCTCCCCGGTCGACCGTGGTCGACCGACCGCCCTCGCACTGGCGGTCCTCGTGCTCGGCGGCATCGGGATCGGGACCACCGAGTTCGTGACCATGGGGCTGCTCCCGGAGATCGCCGAGGGCATCGACACCTCGATCCCCCGGGCCGGGCACACCATCTCCGCGTACGCCATCGGCGTGGTCGTCGGCGCTCCCACGATCGCGGTGCTCGGCAACCGGCTGCCGCGGCGGGAGCTGCTCGTGGCGCTGATGCTGCTCTTCGCGCTGGGCAACGCCGCGAGCGCCCTCGCCCCCGGCTACGGCACGCTCATGCTCTCCCGCCTCCTCGCCGGGATCCCGCACGGCGCCTTCTTCGGCATCGCCTCGATCGTCGCCTTCGACATCGTCGCGCCCGGCCGCGGCGGGTGGGCGGTCAGCCGGATCATGCTCGGCATCCCCATCGCCAACGTCGCCGGCGTGCCCCTGGCGACCTGGTTGGGGCAGCAGGCCGGCTGGCGCTCGGCGTACTGGCTCGTCGCGGCCATCGGCCTGCTCACCGCGGTACTCGTCGGCCTCCTCGTGCCCCACCAGCCGGGCGATCGGGAGGCGCGGATGCGCAGCGAGCTCGCCGCCTTCCTCGACTCGCAGGTCTGGCTGACCCTGCTCATCGGGGCCATCGGCTTCGGCGGTGTCTTCGCGATGTACTCCTACATCTCCCCGATCCTGCGCAACCAGACCGGGCTGCCCGCGGACGCCGTCCCGATCTACCTCTTCGTCTACGGCATCGGCGGGTTGCTCGGCACGATCGTCGCCGGGCGCCTCGTCGACCGCTCGGTGCTGCACACCCTCGTGTGGTCGACGGTCGCGACGGGGGCGAGCCTGGCCGCCTTCGCGTGGGCCGCCGACTCGGCGATCCCCGCCGGCATCGTCCTGCTCCTCGTGTGCATCTCCGTCTCGGCCTTCGTCCTCGCGCTCCAGCTGCGGCTGATGGAGGTCGCCGGCAGGGCGCGCACCCTCGGCGCCGCCGGCAACCACGCCGCGCTGAACATCGCCAACGCCCTCGGCGCGTGGCTCGGTGGCGTCGTTCTCGCCGCCGGGTGGGGTTGGCGCGCACCGTCACTCGTCGGCGCCGGCCTCTCCCTCGCGGGACTGGTCATCCTGCTTCTCTCGCTACGGATCCACCGCGGCCGCACCACCCTCGACTGAGCCTCCCCCCTTCGCAACTGCTTAGGCTCCTGCGACACCTTGGTCGCAACTGCTTAGGCTCTTGCGAGACCCTCCTCGCAACTGCTTGGGCTCCCGCGCGATCCCGGGCGGCGCTCCCCCATGGCGCAGAGGCAGAATGCGCGCATGACCCATCCCGACATCAGGCCCGCGACCCCTGCCGACCTGCCGGACATCCTGCGGCTCGTCCGGGAGCTCGCCGTCTACGAGAGGGAGCCGGACGCCGTCGAGGCGACCGAGGCGGACTTCGCGGCCGTCCTCTTCCCCTCCGAGGGCACTCCGACGGCCTTCTGCCACGTCGTCGAGGCGGATGAGGAAGGGGGCCGTCGCGTCGTCGGAATGGCGCTGTGGTTCCTCACCTTCTCCACCTGGACGGGGCAGCAGGGCATCCACCTCGAGGACCTCTTCGTCGAGCCGGAGCACCGCGGGTCCGGCCTCGGCAAGGCGCTGCTGCTGCACCTCGCGCAGATCGCCACGGAGCGCGGGTACCGCAGGGTGGAGTGGACGGTGCTGCGGTGGAACGAACCGGCCATCGCCTTCTACGAGTCGCTCGGTGCGACGCCGCAGGTCGAGTGGGAGACCTACCGCCTCGACGGGGACGCGTTGACGCGTGTGGGCGCGCCGACGCCTACCGTGGCGGGATGACCCGCGAGAAGACCGTCTCCCACAGCGTCGTCATCGACGCCGACCCCCGGGCCGTCTACGCGGCCGTCAGCGACATCACCCAGATGGGTCGGTGGAGCCCGGAGAACCTCGGCGGCACCATCGAGCACGCAGCCGATCGCCCCGACGGGCTCACGGTCGGCACATCCTTCGTCGGCGCCAACCGCCGCGGCAAGGCGGAGTGGGTCACCGGGTGCGTCGTCACCGCCGCCGACCCGGGCCGACGCTTCACCTTCCGCGTGCACCGCATCGGTCTGCGCACGCCCCGGGTCCGGGCGAGGATCGCCACCTGGGACTACCGCTTCGAGTCCGTCGAGGAGGGGACCCGCGTCACCGAGACGTGGACCGACGACCGACCGTGGCCGGACGGTGTGGCACTGCTCTTCGACAAGGCCGCCACCGGCGGGAGCACCTTCGCGCAGTTCCAGACGAAGAACATCCGACGCACCCTCGACCGGCTGAAGAGCGAGCTCGAGGCCGATCACCGGACGGACCCCGCGCAGGGCTGAACCCCCTTCGCGTCCCGGGTCGGGTGGCCCCGCACCACGCGGGCGGCACCCTCTCCCGCCCGCGACGAACTGCGGTCGCGACCGCGCAGCGGAACCGCTGCGGACGCGCGGCGCCGTCGGTGCCATAGTGGGCGGGTTGCAGACGCCGCAAGGAGGCCACCGGTGATTCAGTACGTCCACATGTTCAGCGACGGCGACAGGGACCAGAAGGACCTGCTCGGCGGCAAGGGAGCCAACCTCGCCGAGATGGTGAAGCTGGGGCTACCCGTCCCGCCGGGCTTCACGATCACGACCGAGGCGTGCCGCGCCTACCTGTCCGAGGGACGCGTCCCGCCGGAGGTCCGCGTCGAGGTCACCCAGCGTCTGCGCGATGTCGAGGACCTCATCGGCCGCACCCTCGGCGACTCCGAGGAGCCGCTCCTGCTCTCGGTGCGCTCCGGTGCGAAGTTCTCCATGCCCGGGATGATGGACACCGTCCTCAACGTCGGCCTCAACGACGACACCGTGCACTCGCTGGCCTCCTTCTCCGGTGACGAGCGCTTCGCCTGGGACTCCTACCGCCGCCTGATCCAGATGTTCGGCAAGACCGTGCTGGACGTCGACTCCGAGAAGTTCTCCGACGTCCTCGACCGGCACAAGGAGGAGGCGGGCGTCACCGCCGACGTCGACCTCACCGCCGACCACCTCAAGCAGATCGTCGCCGAGTACAAGCAGATCGTCCAGGACGAGACCGGCGCCCCCTTCCCGCAGACGCCGCGCCGCCAGGTCGACCTGGCCATCGAGGCCGTCTTCCGCAGCTGGAACACCGAGCGGGCCAGCCTCTACCGCCGCCGCGAGCGCATCCCGGACGACCTCGGCACCGCCGTCAACGTCCAGGCCATGGTCTTCGGCAACCTCGGCGACACCTCCGGCACCGGCGTCTGCTTCACCCGCGACCCCTCCTCCGGCCACTCCGGCATCTACGGCGACTACCTGCCCAACGCGCAGGGAGAGGACGTCGTCGCCGGCATCCGCAACACCCTCGCGCTCACCGACCTCGAGGACCGCGACCCCTCCGTCTACCGCGAGCTGCGCACCGCGATGCGCCGCCTGGAGACGCACTACCGGGACCTTTGCGACATCGAATTCACCGTCGAGCGCGGCCGACTATGGATGCTGCAGACCCGCGTGGGCAAGCGCACCGCCGGCGCCGCCTTTCGCGTCGCGACCCAGCTGGTCGACGAGGACCTCATCACCATGGACGAGGCGCTCGAGCGGGTCACCGGTGAGCAGCTCAACCAGCTGCTCTTCCCGCAGTTCGACCGCGACGCCGAGCGCAGCCTCATCGCCGTCGGCATGGGCGCCTCGCCCGGTGCCGCCGTCGGCCGCGTCGCCTTCGACAACGCCAGCGCGGAGGCCGCCCAGGCCGGCGGTGACTCCGTGATCCTCGTGCGCCGGGAGACCTCCCCCGAGGACCTGCCCGGCATGATCGCCGCCGCCGGTGTCCTCACCGCCCGGGGCGGCAAGACCTCGCACGCGGCCGTCGTCGCCCGGGGCATGGGCAAGTGCGCGGTCGTCGGCGCCGAGGACCTCGTCGTCGACGTCGCCAAGAAGCAGATCCGCGTCGGCGAGCACGTCATCAACGAGGGCGACACGCTCGCCATCGACGGCAAGACCGGCGAGGTCTTCCTCGGTGACGTCCACGTCATCGACTCCCCCGTCATGACCTACATCTCCGAGGGCATCGACGCCGCGCTGGCGATCGCCGACGACGACGAGACCAAGGAGCTCATCGACGCCGTCGACCGGCTGCTCACCCACGCAGACGCGCGCCGTCGCCTGCGGGTGCGCGCCAACGCCGACACCGGCGCGGACGCCCAGCGCGCCCGCGACCGCGGCGCCGAGGGCATCGGCCTGTGCCGCACCGAGCACCAGTTCCTCGGGGACCGTCGTCACCAGATCGAGCGGGTCGTCCTGGCCGACACCGATGAGGAGCGCGACGCCGCCCTGGCGGAGCTGCTGCAGCCGCAGATCGCGGACTTCGTCGACCTGCTCACCGCGATGGACGGGCTCCCGACGACGATCCGGCTCATCGACCCGCCGCTGCACGAGTTCCTCCCCGACCTGACCGACCTCACCGTCAAGGTCGCGCTGGCCGAGGAGCGCGGCGAGACCGGCGAGGAGGTCGACCGGGCCCGCAAGCTGCTCGACGCCGTCCGCCAGATGCACGAGGCCAACCCGATGCTCGGCCTGCGCGGCGTGCGCCTCGGGCTGAAGATCCCGGGTCTCTTCGCGCTGCAGGTCCGAGCAATCGCCGAGGCCGTCGTGCGGCTGCGCGAGGAGGGCAAGGACCCCCAGCCGGAGATCATGGTCCCGCTCATCGGCTCCAACCGTGAGCTGGTCATCGTCCGCGCACAGGCGGAGAAGATCATCGCCGAGGTAGCCGAGGCGCACAACCAGTCCCTGGACCTGCCGATCGGCTGCATGATCGAGCTGCCGCGTGCGGCCCTGACGGCCAACCGCATCGCCCAGACGGCGGAGTTCATCTCCTTCGGCACCAACGACCTGACCCAGACGACGTGGGGCTTCTCCCGCGATGACGTCGAGACGGCGTTCTTCCCCAAGTACCTGGAGAACGGCGTGCTGACGATCTCCCCCTTCGAGACCCTCGACGCCCTCGGTGTCGGCGAGCTCGTGCGCATCGGCGTGGAGAAGGGCCGGGACACCAACCCCGACCTCAAGGCCGGTGTCTGCGGTGAGCACGGTGGCGACCCCGAGTCGATCCACTTCTTCCACAACGCAGGGCTGGACTACGTCAGCTGCTCGCCCTTCCGCGTGCCCGTCGCGCGCCTCGAGGCCGGCCGGGCGGTGGTCCTCACCGACGACGTGGGGACGAAGTAGTCGGGTCGCCGCACCTGCCTCCTGATTATCGGGTCACCCGATAAACCCCCGGTTCGCACGAGTTTCTTACTCAGGCGAACCGGGGGAAAGTCCAGCTGAGTCGCGCGGAACGGGGCAGTTCGCGCCCCGAGCCACATGACGAAGGGGGCTGCGCACCGTGCGGTGCGCAGCCCCCTTCGTCGATGGTCGGGTCAGACCCGGCCGGTCATGGCGAGAAGCAGGAAGACCAGGATCGCCGTCAGGACGACGGTGCCCAGAACCGCGCCGAGGACCGCGGTGCCACGCAGCAGGGTCCGCGGGCGCCACGCGGGACGGACGAACATGCTCTCGCTGGGATCGCGTGCGGGCACCCGTACCGTCAGCCGCACCGAGACCGCGACGACGACTGCGGGGACGAGGACCACCGGCACGAGCGGGATCGTCCCGGTCGACTCCTGCGTGAGCAGTTGGCTCCCCCAGGACCAGCCGTTGCCGCGCGTCGTCGTCACCCACGCCGACCTCACGACCAGCCAGGTCAGCAGGCCCGTCACCGGCACCAGGAGGACGGCCGCGACGAACCGAGCCCACCCCAGCCGACGCCACGCGCACCACGTCACGATCCACAGCCCGTGGACGAGGACGACTGCCGCGCACACGAGCACCACCCGGGTCCCTGCAACGGGATCCCAGTCGGCCGGGTCCATACCGAAGCCGCCGAGTGCCGCCCAGAGGGCCGCGGCCGCGAGGACGAAGGCGAGGCCGGCCCCGGCGGCGATGACGGCGATCGGTCTGAACACCTGCACGCCGATGACCCTAGCCGCGGCAATCCGATCGAACACGACGAAGGGCGCCGCACCGGGGATCCGGTGGCAGCGCCCGTGATGAGGGAGTGGGTCGGGCCGGCTGGCTCCTACCCCGGCAGTCGATCAGCGCGTGGAGAGCGAGGGGCGGAAGCGGTCACTCATCCGGTGGTCGTAGGGCGCGTGGTGGGCGTGCTGCTGGTCGTGCGCGGCCGCGCGGCGGGGGGCGTTCTTGCCGGGGGTCGCGGGGCGCAGGGCGTGCTTCGTGGTCATCCAGATCTTCTTCATGACCCCAACGGTGCTGTGATCAACTATCCTCCTCAAATTCAGAGTTTCGGCGGATCATCCAGTTTTTCTTCATGGTTGGTACGGTTCTTCGCATGGTCGATGCACATCGCGTGAGGATCTTCCTGTCCGTCATGGCCTCCGGCTCGGTCGCCGCCGCCGCGGAGCACCTGGGGATGTCCGCGTCCGCGGTGAGCCAGCAGATCGCGGCGCTGCAGAAGGAGACGCAACTCACACTCTTCACCCGCGACGGCCGCGGTATCGCTCCGACGCCGACGGCCCACACCCTCGCCCAGGAGAGCGAGCCGCTGATGTCGGAGCTCAAGCGCATCGACGCCGTCGTCGACGACCTGCGCGAGGGAGCGACCGGCTCGCTGGAGATCGGGTACTTCGCCTCGGCCGGGTATCGGTGGATGCCGCAGCTGGCCAAGCGGATCCAGACGAAGATGCCCGAGCTGACGCTGCGCATGGTGCTCACCGAGGGCTACCCCGTCGGCGAGTCACCGCCGGTGGACATCGACGTCGTGCCGGCCGACCCGACGACCTCAGTGCGCCCGGGTCACCTCGTGACGCCCCTGATGACCGACCACTTCGTCGCGCTCGTGCACTCCGACCACCGGCTGGCCGGCCGGCGACGCGTGGAGATGTCCGAGCTCGCCGACGAGAAGTGGATCAGCAACGACATCTCCGCAGGGATCACCCAGGACATGGTCGACCGGGCCTGTCGCGCAGCGGGATTCCGTCCCCGCTACACGGTCGAGGCGCAGGACCACCACACGGCGACGGCCTTCGTCGCGGCCGGCATCGGCATCACGGTGCTCCCGGACCTGGCGACCCGTTCGCTGCCGAGGACCGTCAGGCGGCTGCGCCTGACCAAACCCAACCCGGTCCGCGACATCGTCGCCCTCACCGCTCCGGTGGCCCGGACAAACGAGGCGGCGAAGCTGGCCGTCGACCTGCTCCAGCAGATCGCCGCCGCGAGCGCCCGGCAGCGGTAACGGGCCGGCCGGGGCCAAGCCAGCTCAGGCATCCGACTCGGCACGCCAGGAGCGCTCGATCAGCTCGCGAAGCACCCCCTGGTCGATGTCGGACATCCGCTTGACGTAGACGCACCCCTTGCCGATGGAGTGCTTGCCCAAGCGATCGAGCAGGTCCTCGTTGGACCCGTAGAACGTGAGCCCGTACAGCGTCAGGGCCGCCTTGCGCGGGGCCAGCCCGACGCGGAACCACTCCCGCTCCTTGCCGTCGGCGGTCGTGTACGGCTGGGTGCCGAAGCCGATCATCGACGGCCCCCAGACGACCGGCTCGGCCCCCGTCACCTCGCGCATGAGCGCGAGCGCCTCCCGCGCGTCCGTGCGCCGACGCTCGTCGGCCACCGCAGCGATGACCTCGTCGGCCGAGGCATCGGTGGGCTTGGTCTTGCGATCCTGTCTCTGGGTCATGCGGTCGACACTATGCGTCCGCGCACCGCGGGAGTAGCGTCTCTCCGTAGGGGGCGAGGGAGGCCACGATGGACGACGACCCCGTGCTGCTGCTCGCCACCACCGACCCGGTGACGCGCGAGGTCATCGGGGCCGAGCTGCGGCGGCGCTACGGCGGGGACTACGAGGTCGTCGTCTGCGCCGATTACGCACACGCCAGTGCGGTCCTGGAGGGGTTGCGACGCTGGGGACGCCAGGTCGCCCTCGTCATCGGCTGCTACGGACCGGACGACCGGGAGGGGCTGGCCTTCCTGCGGCGGGCCTACGCCGTCCAGCCGTCCGCGAAGCGGGCCGTCGCCGTCATCTGGGGTGACTTCGCGAGCGCCTCTACGGTGTTCTCGGCCATCTCGCACGGGCACGCCGAGTTCTCGCTGCTGCGGCCCGAGCGCGCCCGCGACGAGGAGTTCCACGGCGCCGTCACCGACGCGCTCGACGACTGGCACCTGGCGCAGGGCATCGGCTTCGAGGCCGTGCGCCTGATCGGGGAGCAACGCGATGAGCGGACCCACTCCCTTCGCGACTCGTTCGGCCGCAACCACATCCCGGTCGCATTCCACCCTGTCGGCACCGAGGCGACCCAACGGATGCTCGCCGGGCTCGGCCTCGACGACCCTGCACTCCCGGTGGTGGTGCTGACCTTCACCTCGCCGCCGACGACCCTGGTCGACCCGACCGACCTGGAGATCGCGGACGCGTTCGGGCTCGTCCAGCCGGTGTCCGCCGACCACCTCTACGACGTGGTGGTCGTCGGCGCGGGGCCCTCCGGCCTCGCGGCCGCCGTCTACTCATCGTCCGAGGGTCTCTCGACGCTCGTCATCGAGCAGCAGGCGGTCGGTGGCCAGGCCGCCACCAGCTCACTCATCCGCAACTACCCCGGCTTCTCGCGCGGCGTGAGCGGCGCGCACCTCGCCTACCGCTCCTTCCAGCAGGCGTGGGCCTTTGGCACCGAGTACTCCTTCATGCGCCAGGTCGTGGCCCTCGAGACCGATGGCGACGTCCTGACGGTGTCGATGTCCGACGGCAGCCGGGCCCGCGGGCGCACCGTCGTCATCGCCACCGGCGTCGACTACCGCCGACTGGACGTGCCCGAGCTGGAGGCTCTGATCGGCCGCGGTGTCTACTACGGGGCCGCGGTCGCCGAGGCGCCGTCGATGACGGGTCAGGAGGTGTACGTCGTCGGCGGTGGCAACTCCGCGGGGCAGGCTGCCCTGCACCTCGCCCGGTATGCCGCGCGGGTGACACTGCTGGTGCGCGGCCCGTCCCTGGCAGCGAGCATGTCGGACTACCTGATCGGTCAGCTCGAGGAGACTGAGAACGTCACCATCCGCTATCGAGCGAGCGTGCGTGGAGGATGGACGGCCGAGGGGTGCCTGGCCGGGCTGACCGTGGGCGACCCGCACGGGGGTGAAGGGGAGGACCTGCCGGCCGGCGGCCTGTTCATCCTGATCGGGTCGATGCCGCGCACGTCGTGGCTGCCCGACGAGCTGCTGCGCGACGAGGCCGGCTTCGTGCGTACCGGTCCGGACACCCTGGCTGCGGAGGGTGCTGCCCGCGGCGAGCCCCCGCTGCCCCTCGAGACGAGCATGTCCGGCGTCTTCGCGGTGGGTGACGTCCGGGCCGGCTCGATCAAGCGCGTCGCCACGGCCGTGGGCGACGGCGCGACCGTGATCGCCCTCGTCCACGGCCACCTAGCGGCCCATCCGCGGCCATGAGACGCACCGACCACGACGTCGAGGTCACCCGCCCGATGCGGGCGATCCTGGTGGTGGCCGCGGTGCTGGTGTTCCTCGCAGGCCTCCAGCTCTACGTCTTCCCCCTGCGGACGGCCGACTGGTTCGCCTGGACCGTCGAGCCGCCGATGACCGCGGTCTTCCTCGGCGGGGCCTACTGGTCCAGCGCGGTGCTGGAGGTCGCCGGCGCCCGGTCTCCCGGATGGGGCCGCGCACGGCTGACGGTCTGGACGGTCCTGATCTTCACCACGCTGACCCTGGTGGTGACGCTCGTCCACCTCGACCGCTTCCACCTCGGCGACGAGCACCCCACGAGCGCCCAGCTCGTGACGTGGGGCTGGCTCGCGATCTACGCCGTCGTCCCCGTGGCGATGGTGATCGCCGCCGGACTGCAGGCGGCGGCGCGCAGGACGGCCACCCAACTGCCCACCAGGGTGCGACGGCCGCTCCCGACCGGCCTGCGGCTGCTCCTGGCCGTCCTGGCCGTGGTCCTGCTCGCGGCGGGGGCAGCACTGTTGCTGGCCCCTGATCCTGCCTCCGCGATGTGGCCCTGGCCCTTCACCCCCCTCACCGCCCGGGCGGGCGGCGCCTGGCTGGTCGGCCTCGGCTGGGCGGCCGGCCACGCCGGCCTGATCGACGACGCCGGCTGGGTGCGACCGCTCGGCCTGACCGGGGTCACGTTCGTGGTGCTCCAGGCGGTGGCCCTGGTCCGCTACGGCGATGCGTTGGACTGGCCGAGCGCGCAGGCAGCCTGCTTCCTCGTGGTCCTGGCCGCGATCGGCCTGGCCTCGATCTGGATCCTGGCCCTGGCCCGTCGGGGCGCGGTCGGGGCGGAGGCCACAGCGGGGCCACGCACCACCTGAGGCGCCGCCCGACCCCGTGCGTTCGAAACGCTGAGGCACGTCGGGACGAGCCCCGGATCGCGACCGTCCTCCTAGACTGGCTCGAGGAGGGTGCAGCACCTATGCCAGACAACGGATCCGCGACCCGCCCGCTCCGGGTGGCGATCATCGGCTCGGGACCATCGGGGCTCTACGCTGCCGAGGCCCTGACCAGGCACGACGAGGTCGAGGTCAGCATCGACGTCTTCGACCGGCTGCCGGCCCCCTTCGGGCTCGCCCGCTACGGGGTCGCCCCTGACCACCTGGCACTGCGCTCGGTGCGCAACACCCTCGAGACCGTGCTCGACGACCCTGCCGTGCGGCTGCTGGCCAATGTCGAGGTCGGCACGGACATCAGCGTCGAGGAGCTGCACCGGTTCTACGACGCGATCGTCTTCACCTACGGC
Proteins encoded in this region:
- a CDS encoding DUF1801 domain-containing protein, translating into MTQRQDRKTKPTDASADEVIAAVADERRRTDAREALALMREVTGAEPVVWGPSMIGFGTQPYTTADGKEREWFRVGLAPRKAALTLYGLTFYGSNEDLLDRLGKHSIGKGCVYVKRMSDIDQGVLRELIERSWRAESDA
- the ppdK gene encoding pyruvate, phosphate dikinase, giving the protein MIQYVHMFSDGDRDQKDLLGGKGANLAEMVKLGLPVPPGFTITTEACRAYLSEGRVPPEVRVEVTQRLRDVEDLIGRTLGDSEEPLLLSVRSGAKFSMPGMMDTVLNVGLNDDTVHSLASFSGDERFAWDSYRRLIQMFGKTVLDVDSEKFSDVLDRHKEEAGVTADVDLTADHLKQIVAEYKQIVQDETGAPFPQTPRRQVDLAIEAVFRSWNTERASLYRRRERIPDDLGTAVNVQAMVFGNLGDTSGTGVCFTRDPSSGHSGIYGDYLPNAQGEDVVAGIRNTLALTDLEDRDPSVYRELRTAMRRLETHYRDLCDIEFTVERGRLWMLQTRVGKRTAGAAFRVATQLVDEDLITMDEALERVTGEQLNQLLFPQFDRDAERSLIAVGMGASPGAAVGRVAFDNASAEAAQAGGDSVILVRRETSPEDLPGMIAAAGVLTARGGKTSHAAVVARGMGKCAVVGAEDLVVDVAKKQIRVGEHVINEGDTLAIDGKTGEVFLGDVHVIDSPVMTYISEGIDAALAIADDDETKELIDAVDRLLTHADARRRLRVRANADTGADAQRARDRGAEGIGLCRTEHQFLGDRRHQIERVVLADTDEERDAALAELLQPQIADFVDLLTAMDGLPTTIRLIDPPLHEFLPDLTDLTVKVALAEERGETGEEVDRARKLLDAVRQMHEANPMLGLRGVRLGLKIPGLFALQVRAIAEAVVRLREEGKDPQPEIMVPLIGSNRELVIVRAQAEKIIAEVAEAHNQSLDLPIGCMIELPRAALTANRIAQTAEFISFGTNDLTQTTWGFSRDDVETAFFPKYLENGVLTISPFETLDALGVGELVRIGVEKGRDTNPDLKAGVCGEHGGDPESIHFFHNAGLDYVSCSPFRVPVARLEAGRAVVLTDDVGTK
- a CDS encoding crotonase/enoyl-CoA hydratase family protein, translated to MPRHVTTTIEDGVAHLRLARPDKLNALTLEMLDDLAATAHRLRADRRLRAVIVSGEGDSFCAGLDFGSAMQDQKGIFSRFVPRPWRGTNTFQEAAWALRRIPVPVIAAVDGHCLGGGLQIALAADFRISHPEATWSVLEGKWGIIPDMSGVHALSQLVGIDVAKKLTMTAEKFSGERAKELGLVTDLALDPVATATALAAQLSERSPDALASTKRLFDGTWHKGPRATFAQERIEQLGLLFGPNTQRARQANVRGRAPEYLPRSRKVVR
- a CDS encoding GNAT family N-acetyltransferase, whose product is MAQRQNARMTHPDIRPATPADLPDILRLVRELAVYEREPDAVEATEADFAAVLFPSEGTPTAFCHVVEADEEGGRRVVGMALWFLTFSTWTGQQGIHLEDLFVEPEHRGSGLGKALLLHLAQIATERGYRRVEWTVLRWNEPAIAFYESLGATPQVEWETYRLDGDALTRVGAPTPTVAG
- a CDS encoding MFS transporter encodes the protein MPLPSPSPVDRGRPTALALAVLVLGGIGIGTTEFVTMGLLPEIAEGIDTSIPRAGHTISAYAIGVVVGAPTIAVLGNRLPRRELLVALMLLFALGNAASALAPGYGTLMLSRLLAGIPHGAFFGIASIVAFDIVAPGRGGWAVSRIMLGIPIANVAGVPLATWLGQQAGWRSAYWLVAAIGLLTAVLVGLLVPHQPGDREARMRSELAAFLDSQVWLTLLIGAIGFGGVFAMYSYISPILRNQTGLPADAVPIYLFVYGIGGLLGTIVAGRLVDRSVLHTLVWSTVATGASLAAFAWAADSAIPAGIVLLLVCISVSAFVLALQLRLMEVAGRARTLGAAGNHAALNIANALGAWLGGVVLAAGWGWRAPSLVGAGLSLAGLVILLLSLRIHRGRTTLD
- a CDS encoding SRPBCC family protein codes for the protein MTREKTVSHSVVIDADPRAVYAAVSDITQMGRWSPENLGGTIEHAADRPDGLTVGTSFVGANRRGKAEWVTGCVVTAADPGRRFTFRVHRIGLRTPRVRARIATWDYRFESVEEGTRVTETWTDDRPWPDGVALLFDKAATGGSTFAQFQTKNIRRTLDRLKSELEADHRTDPAQG
- a CDS encoding LysR family transcriptional regulator; this encodes MVDAHRVRIFLSVMASGSVAAAAEHLGMSASAVSQQIAALQKETQLTLFTRDGRGIAPTPTAHTLAQESEPLMSELKRIDAVVDDLREGATGSLEIGYFASAGYRWMPQLAKRIQTKMPELTLRMVLTEGYPVGESPPVDIDVVPADPTTSVRPGHLVTPLMTDHFVALVHSDHRLAGRRRVEMSELADEKWISNDISAGITQDMVDRACRAAGFRPRYTVEAQDHHTATAFVAAGIGITVLPDLATRSLPRTVRRLRLTKPNPVRDIVALTAPVARTNEAAKLAVDLLQQIAAASARQR
- a CDS encoding SRPBCC family protein; its protein translation is MTTMNAPLLETETEIAAPPEAVWAVITDPRALGGLSDQVMRTHVVGSAPVGLGTRTVNINRRGPLVWPTRAKVVRFEPMRDYAFRIKDNASTWSFEMEPTDTGTRVVHRREAPNGTTKVSRLLQERVLGGVADFDRELTEGMAGTLQRLKALLESN